One segment of Macaca fascicularis isolate 582-1 chromosome 2, T2T-MFA8v1.1 DNA contains the following:
- the P2RY13 gene encoding P2Y purinoceptor 13, protein MTAARRRHRELSILPKVTLEAMNTTVMQGFNRSERCPRDTRIVQLVFPALYTVVFFTGILLNTLALWVFVHIPSSSTFIIYLKNTLVADLIMTLTLPFKILSDSHLAPWQLRAFVCRLSSVIFYETMYVGIVLLGLIAFDRFLKIIRPLRNIFLKKTVFAKTVSVFIWSFFFFISLPNMILSNKEATPSSVKKCASLKGPLGLKWHQIVNNISQFIFWTVFVLMLVFYVVIAKKVYDSYRKSKSKDRKNNKKLEGKVFVVVAVFFVCFAPFHFTRVPYTYSQTNNKTDCRLQNQLFIAKETTLFLAATNICMDPLIYIFLCKKFTEKLPCMRGRKTIASSQENHSSQTDNITLG, encoded by the exons ATGACTGCCGCAAGAAGAAGACACAGAGAACTGAGTATCCTCCCAAAG GTGACGTTGGAAGCAATGAACACCACAGTGATGCAAGGTTTTAACAGATCTGAGCGGTGCCCCAGAGACACTCGGATAGTACAGCTGGTATTCCCAGCCCTCTATACAGTGGTTTTCTTCACTGGCATCCTGCTGAACACTTTGGCTCTGTGGGTGTTCGTTCACATCCCCAGCTCCTCCACCTTCATCATCTACCTCAAAAACACTTTGGTGGCCGACTTGATAATGACACTCACGCTTCCTTTCAAAATCCTCTCTGACTCACACCTGGCACCCTGGCAGCTCAGAGCTTTTGTGTGTCGTCTCTCTTCGGTGATATTTTATGAGACCATGTATGTAGGCATCGTGCTGTTAGGTCTCATAGCCTTTGACAGATTCCTCAAGATCATCAGACCtttgagaaatattttcctaaaaaaaaCGGTTTTTGCAAAAACGGTCTCAGTCTTCATctggtccttttttttcttcatctccctgCCAAATATGATCTTGAGCAACAAGGAAGCAACACCATCGTCTGTGAAAAAGTGTGCTTCCTTAAAGGGGCCTCTGGGGCTGAAATGGCATCAAATAGTAAATAACATATCCCAGTTTATTTTCTGGACTGTTTTTGTCCTAATGCTTGTGTTTTATGTGGTTATTGCAAAAAAAGTATACGATTCTTATAGAAAGTCCAAAAGTAAggacagaaaaaacaacaaaaagctggAAGGCAAAGTATTTGTTGTCGTGGCTGTCTTCTTTGTGTGTTTTGCTCCATTTCATTTTACCAGAGTTCCATATACTTACAGTCAAACCAACAATAAGACTGACTGTAGACTGCAAAATCAACTATTTATTGCTAAAGAAACAACTCTCTTTTTGGCAGCAACTAACATTTGTATGGATCCCTTAATATACATATTCTTATGtaaaaaattcacagaaaagcTACCATGTATGCGAGGGAGAAAGACCATAGCATCAAGCCAAGAAAATCATAGCAGTCAGACAGACAATATAACCTTAGGTTGA
- the P2RY12 gene encoding P2Y purinoceptor 12, translated as MQAIDNLTSAPGNTSLCTRDYKITQVLFPLLYTVLFFVGLITNSLAMRIFFQIRSKSNFIIFLKNTVISDLLMILTFPFKILSDAKLGTGPLRTFVCQVTSVIFYFTMYISISFLGLITIDRYQKTTRPFKTSNPKNLLGAKILSVLIWAFMFLLSLPNMILTNRRPRDKNVKKCSFLKSEFGLVWHEIVNYICQVIFWINFLIVIVCYTLITKELYRSYVRTRGVGKVPRKKVNVKVFIIIAVFFICFVPFHFARIPYTLSQTRDVFDCAAENTLFYVKESTLWLTSLNACLDPFIYFFLCKSFRNSLISMLKCPNSATSQSQDNRKKEQDGGDPNEETPM; from the coding sequence ATGCAAGCCATCGACAACCTCACGTCTGCGCCTGGGAACACCAGTCTGTGCACCAGAGACTACAAAATCACCCAGGTCCTCTTCCCACTGCTCTACACTGTCCTGTTTTTTGTTGGACTCATCACAAATAGCCTGGCGATGAGGATTTTCTTTCAAATTCGGAGTAAatcaaactttattatttttcttaagaacACAGTCATTTCCGATCTTCTCATGATTCTGACTTTTCCATTCAAAATTCTTAGTGATGCCAAACTGGGAACAGGACCACTGAGAACTTTTGTGTGTCAAGTTACCTCCgtcatattttatttcacaatgtatatcagtatttcattcctggGACTGATAACTATCGATCGCTACCAGAAGACCACCAGGCCATTTAAAACATCCAACCCCAAAAATCTCTTGGGGGCTAAGATTCTCTCTGTTCTCATCTGGGCATTCATGTTCTTACTCTCTTTGCCTAACATGATTCTGACCAACAGGCGGCCAAGAgacaagaatgtgaagaaatgcTCTTTCCTTAAATCAGAGTTCGGCCTAGTCTGGCATGAAATAGTAAATTACATCTGTCAAGTCATTTTCTGGATTAATTTCTTAATTGTCATTGTATGTTACACACTCATTACAAAAGAACTGTACCGGTCATATGTAAGAACAAGGGGTGTAGGTAAAGTCCCCAGGAAAAAGGTGAACGTCAAAGTTTTCATTATCATTGCTGtattctttatttgttttgttcctttccattttgCCCGAATTCCTTATACCCTGAGCCAAACCCGGGATGTCTTTGACTGCGCCGCTGAAAATACTCTGTTCTATGTGAAAGAGAGTACTCTGTGGTTAACTTCCTTAAATGCATGCCTGGATCCGttcatctattttttcctttgcaaGTCCTTCAGAAATTCCTTGATAAGTATGCTGAAGTGCCCCAATTCTGCAACATCTCAGTCCCAGGACAAtaggaaaaaagaacaggatggTGGTGACCCAAATGAAGAGACTCCAATGTAA